A single genomic interval of Hevea brasiliensis isolate MT/VB/25A 57/8 chromosome 4, ASM3005281v1, whole genome shotgun sequence harbors:
- the LOC110645036 gene encoding uncharacterized protein LOC110645036 translates to MSRCFPFPPPGYEKARRDDVDLLKKEKDREKKLKKEKKNREKKEGKYKEKREKDRTDGKHRDKKEKKEKQRDKKEKDRDKDRDKISASDEKRLPGKSEHKNEDRTPDEKKLPGKSDVNGGEIFIQKEKERGVDRKSILGEKKFASQLSGYGVRVSQNSHLTGQPKESNFVQEVDRRTRDEVRGSRKQLVEKLVSVDARKYEGMVGLVAKATGALTDNKVKNKKGDYRKLDGQGIRDESKFSGKAMAQSLPRTVQPIIDKKPTRPLENDIEKRIDGKDKSKPKEGDDRHRDKRKDKDKGKEGQGKDKEKKKEEKVREKNEHKNPEPNKVKENSKADLTDIHNAKASLLPKESIKSGLTEGNPRKRKESYKNGFFNANDIKPSKMPGPISSHPFIENGKILETPQASIQFVSDKECKINGVIEAQAISISSTTQPPSMPISKSLLASAQADQVPKVSRKLPHPDSKYPSEVLKVPKMEKWCDFDDQEWLFEDRDSRLKKPKVGSFGVDETPQVWSEALQIESADVCALPYVIPY, encoded by the exons GAAAAGGACAGAGAGAAGAAGCtgaagaaagagaagaagaacagagaaaagaaagaaggaaagtataaagaaaaaagggaaaaagatAGAACTGATGGAAAGCATAGGGAtaagaaagagaaaaaagaaaagcagagaGACAAAAAGGAGAAGGACAGAGATAAGGATAGAGACAAAATTAGTGCCTCAGATGAGAAGAGGCTTCCAGGGAAATCTGAGCATAAAAATGAAGATAGAACCCCAGATGAGAAGAAACTTCCTGGAAAATCTGATGTTAATGGTGGAGAAATATTCATCCAAAAGGAGAAGGAAAGGGGCGTAGATAGAAAAAGTATCTTAGGTGAAAAGAAATTTGCTAGTCAGCTTTCAGGTTACGGTGTGAGGGTCTCTCAGAATAGCCATCTCACTGGGCAGCCAAAGGAGTCTAATTTTGTACAGGAGGTTGACAGGAGGACCAGAGATGAAGTCAGAGGTAGCAGGAAACAGTTGGTTGAGAAGCTTGTCAGTGTGGATGCAAGAAAGTATGAGGGAATGGTCGGATTGGTGGCCAAGGCTACTGGGGCTTTGACTGATAACAAGGTAAAGAACAAGAAAGGTGATTATAGAAAGTTGGATGGGCAAGGAATCAGGGATGAGTCAAAATTTTCTGGAAAGGCTATGGCTCAGAGCCTTCCTCGAACAGTTCAGCCTATAATTGATAAAAAACCAACAAGACCACTGGAGAATGATATTGAGAAAAGGATTGATGGGAAAGACAAGAGCAAACCAAAAGAAGGTGATGATAGACACAGGGATAAACGGAAGGATAAAGATAAGGGTAAAGAAGGCCAAGGGAaggacaaagaaaagaaaaaggaggaGAAAGTAAGGGAGAaaaatgaacataagaacccagagccaaataaagtaaaagaaaacagCAAGGCTGACCTTACAGATATCCATAATGCAAAAGCCTCTCTTCTTCCCAAGGAGAGCATTAAGAGTGGTCTCACTGAAGGAAATCCAAGGAAACGAAAAGAATCATACAAAAATGGATTCTTTAATG CTAATGACATTAAGCCCAGTAAGATGCCAGGACCTATTTCCTCTCATCCATTCATAGAAAATGGAAAGATACTGGAAACTCCTCAAGCTTCCATTCAATTTGTATCAGATAAGGAATGCAAGATAAATGGTGTAATAGAAGCTCAGGCAATATCCATCTCCTCAACAACACAGCCACCGTCCATGCCTATATCAAAGTCTTTGCTTGCAAGTGCACAGGCTGATCAAGTACCTAAAGTGTCCAGGAAACTACCCCATCCTGATTCCAAATATCCAAGTGAGGTCCTTAAAGTTCCCAAAATGGAAAAATGGTGTGATTTTGATGACCAGGAATGGCTTTTCGAAGATAGAGATTCTCGATTAAAAAAGCCCAAGGTTGGTTCTTTTGGGGTTGATGAGACACCCCAAGTATGGTCAGAAGCTCTACAGATAGAGTCAGCTGATGTCTGCGCACTACCATATGTAATTCCATACTGA
- the LOC131179193 gene encoding protein ECERIFERUM 26-like — protein sequence MVSCNDQNLVYNIKISSVGPGRVTGSDVMYEPSGMDLAMKLHYLKGVYFFSSEATQGMNIMRIKESTFYWFNEFYMTCGRFRRSDITGRPYMKCNDCGVRVIEAQCDMTVDEWLETKDSSLNNLLVYHQPIGPELSFSPSIYLQVTKFKCGGMSLGLSWAHVLGDPFSASECLNKWSPFLAGLKSNGPLQIRRSPKRLEHSEHAKQPLSLKRVDPVGDHWVTANNCKMETFSIYLTALQVSHFLSKIWGQNPIEEAPLFESLCAIMWQCIAKVREEHEPKLVTICKKDPNYPKSGILSNTQIISSVEADFSIKDSDLKKLANLLVDRASDERNQIEKMVEKDNGLIDYIIYGANLTFVDFEKANLYGLEWNKYKPKFVHYTIQGVGDEGAVFVLPRPEDSEKHNGEGRVVTVILPEKEVTKLKCELKDNGIFLQGDLE from the exons ATGGTTTCTTGCAATGACCAGAACTTGGTGTATAACATCAAGATTTCATCGGTCGGGCCGGGACGAGTTACGGGTTCGGACGTGATGTATGAGCCCAGTGGGATGGACTTGGCCATGAAGCTTCACTATCTGAAAGGTGTCTACTTCTTCAGTAGTGAAGCAACACAAGGGATGAACATTATGCGCATCAAGGAAAGTACGTTCTACTGGTTTAATGAGTTCTACATGACCTGTGGGCGGTTCCGGCGATCGGACATCACCGGCAGGCCATACATGAAGTGTAATGACTGTGGTGTAAGGGTGATCGAGGCACAGTGTGACATGACGGTGGATGAATGGCTTGAAACGAAGGATTCTTCCCTCAATAACCTGCTTGTTTACCATCAGCCAATTGGTCCTGAATTATCCTTTTCTCCATCTATTTACTTACAG gtaacTAAGTTCAAATGTGGAGGAATGTCACTGGGCTTGAGTTGGGCCCATGTACTTGGAGACCCATTTTCTGCTTCTGAATGCCTTAACAAATGGAGCCCATTTCTTGCTGGTCTCAAGTCCAATGGGCCTTTGCAAATCAGAAGATCACCCAAAAGGCTTGAACATTCAGAACATGCAAAACAACCTCTTTCACTGAAGCGGGTCGACCCGGTTGGGGATCATTGGGTAACCGCCAATAACTGTAAAATGGAAACATTTTCAATCTATTTAACTGCCTTGCAGGTATCTCACTTTctctcaaaaatttggggtcagaaTCCTATTGAAGAAGCTCCATTGTTTGAGTCTCTCTGTGCCATAATGTGGCAATGCATAGCCAAAGTTAGAGAAGAGCATGAGCCCAAATTAGTGACAATTTGCAAAAAGGATCCTAATTATCCAAAAAGTGGGATTTTAAGCAACACTCAGATTATAAGTTCTGTTGAGGCAGATTTTTCCATCAAAGACTCAGATTTGAAGAAATTGGCAAATTTGCTAGTTGATCGAGCATCAGACGAGAGAAATCAAATCGAAAAGATGGTAGAGAAAGATAATGGATTGATCGATTATATAATATATGGAGCAAATTTGACATTTGTTGATTTTGAAAAGGCTAATTTATATGGACTCGAATGGAATAAATATAAACCGAAATTCGTACACTATACTATTCAAGGAGTCGGAGATGAAGGTGCCGTTTTTGTGCTTCCACGGCCGGAAGACAGTGAAAAACACAACGGGGAAGGAAGAGTTGTGACAGTGATTTTGCCGGAAAAAGAAGTGACAAAGCTTAAATGTGAGCTAAAAGATAATGGTATATTTCTCCAAGGTGATCTTGAATGA